The following proteins come from a genomic window of Anaerobutyricum hallii:
- the atpE gene encoding ATP synthase F0 subunit C, producing the protein MSSALFVAIGAGVAVLTGIGAGIGIGKATAAATDAIARQPEAESKISKALLLGCALAEATAIYGFVIALLIILFLK; encoded by the coding sequence ATGTCATCAGCATTATTTGTAGCAATTGGAGCAGGAGTTGCAGTATTAACAGGTATTGGAGCAGGTATCGGTATCGGTAAAGCTACCGCAGCAGCAACAGATGCGATCGCAAGACAGCCAGAAGCAGAAAGTAAGATCAGTAAAGCATTATTACTTGGTTGTGCGTTAGCAGAGGCAACAGCTATTTACGGTTTCGTTATCGCGTTATTAATCATCCTTTTCCTTAAATAA
- a CDS encoding F0F1 ATP synthase subunit A — MDALVNELMKELNCDTVFTIPVLGGIPVKESVVVTWIIMAVILVLCIALTRNLSVENPGRGQIILETIVSGGHNFFKDTLGEHGAEYIPYLMTVTLYIGIANLIGLLGFKPPTKDMNVTAALAFMSIVLIEVAGIRQKGAKGWVKSFAEPIPIILPINIMEIFIKPLSLCMRLFGNVLGSFVIMELLKLIVPAVLPAVFSCYFDIFDGLIQAYVFVFLTSLFIKEATE, encoded by the coding sequence ATGGATGCTCTGGTCAATGAACTGATGAAAGAGTTGAATTGCGACACTGTCTTTACGATTCCGGTACTCGGAGGAATTCCGGTTAAAGAATCTGTAGTAGTAACATGGATCATCATGGCGGTCATTCTGGTACTTTGTATAGCGTTAACCAGAAATTTAAGCGTAGAAAATCCAGGTCGTGGACAGATCATACTGGAAACAATCGTAAGCGGCGGACACAATTTCTTCAAGGACACACTGGGAGAACATGGAGCGGAATATATTCCATATCTTATGACAGTGACCCTCTACATCGGTATTGCCAATCTTATCGGACTGCTTGGTTTTAAACCACCGACAAAGGACATGAACGTGACGGCGGCATTAGCATTTATGAGTATTGTCTTAATTGAAGTAGCCGGCATCAGACAAAAAGGAGCAAAAGGATGGGTAAAGAGCTTTGCGGAACCAATTCCAATTATCTTGCCGATCAATATTATGGAGATTTTTATTAAACCATTATCTCTGTGCATGCGACTTTTTGGTAACGTACTTGGTTCTTTCGTTATCATGGAATTATTAAAGTTAATCGTTCCGGCAGTATTACCGGCAGTATTTAGCTGTTACTTTGATATTTTTGATGGTTTGATTCAGGCCTACGTATTTGTATTCCTTACATCGTTGTTTATTAAGGAAGCGACAGAATAA
- a CDS encoding LysR family transcriptional regulator gives MEITYDYYRIFYYAAKYKSFSKAAEILMSNQPNITHFMNNLENQLGCRLFIRSNRGVTLTREGEKLYKHVTIAYQHFQLAELELANDKSLQSGIITVGVSEIALHLLILQVMADFRKAYPGIRIRLSNHSTPETIQEVKDGLVDLAVVSTPADIPATLKSTSLMDFSDVMVVSSSHKELCEKPIHLSKMQDYPLICLGRGTKSYEFFSNFYQRYGLKLNPDIEAGTIHQILPMVVYDLGVGFLPENVGIEALEDGKIIKVPLIEKIPQRQICLVESKRTPLSIAANALKQFINNYIETKL, from the coding sequence ATGGAAATTACATACGATTACTATCGCATATTCTATTATGCGGCTAAATATAAGAGCTTTTCAAAGGCGGCAGAGATTCTGATGAGCAACCAGCCGAATATTACACATTTTATGAATAATCTGGAGAATCAGCTTGGCTGTCGTTTGTTTATTCGTTCAAATAGAGGAGTAACACTTACAAGAGAAGGGGAGAAGCTATACAAGCATGTAACAATTGCATATCAGCATTTTCAACTGGCAGAGTTAGAACTGGCGAATGATAAAAGTCTGCAGAGTGGAATCATAACCGTTGGTGTAAGTGAAATCGCATTACATTTGCTGATCTTACAGGTAATGGCAGACTTTCGAAAAGCATATCCGGGTATCCGCATCCGCCTTTCCAATCATTCTACGCCGGAGACGATTCAGGAAGTAAAAGATGGTCTGGTTGATCTGGCAGTAGTATCTACACCAGCCGATATCCCTGCTACATTAAAATCTACGTCTTTGATGGATTTTTCAGATGTAATGGTAGTGAGCAGCTCGCATAAAGAATTATGTGAGAAGCCGATACATCTTTCAAAGATGCAGGATTATCCACTCATTTGTCTTGGGAGAGGAACAAAGTCATATGAGTTTTTCAGTAATTTTTATCAAAGATATGGTTTAAAGTTAAATCCAGATATTGAAGCCGGAACAATTCATCAGATTCTTCCGATGGTTGTCTATGATCTTGGAGTAGGTTTTTTACCAGAAAATGTAGGTATAGAAGCCTTAGAAGATGGGAAAATAATAAAAGTACCCCTTATAGAAAAGATTCCTCAAAGACAGATCTGTCTGGTAGAATCAAAAAGAACACCGCTTAGTATCGCGGCAAATGCATTAAAACAATTCATAAATAATTATATTGAAACGAAATTGTAA
- a CDS encoding Gx transporter family protein translates to MSAKKTAFYGMFLALALVAGYIEQLIPVNLGVPGVKLGLANIVTMLLLYIAGVPAAGLISALRILLSGFLFGSGFAMVYSAAGAAMSMLVMALLKKTKKFSSVGVSVAGGIFHNVGQIIVAMLVLETKALAYYLPILILSGLAAGILIGILSGILTKRLNPIIKQHFL, encoded by the coding sequence ATGAGTGCCAAAAAGACAGCTTTTTATGGAATGTTTCTTGCACTTGCCTTAGTAGCCGGATATATTGAGCAGCTTATACCTGTTAATCTTGGAGTTCCGGGAGTGAAGCTGGGACTTGCCAACATCGTTACAATGCTTCTTCTTTATATAGCAGGAGTACCGGCAGCCGGCCTTATTTCCGCACTTAGAATCCTATTATCCGGGTTCCTCTTTGGAAGCGGATTCGCAATGGTATACAGTGCGGCAGGAGCGGCGATGAGTATGCTTGTTATGGCACTTTTGAAGAAAACAAAGAAGTTTTCTTCTGTAGGAGTGAGCGTAGCAGGAGGCATTTTTCATAATGTAGGCCAGATCATAGTCGCCATGCTTGTATTAGAAACAAAGGCATTAGCATATTATCTGCCGATTTTAATTCTTTCAGGACTTGCAGCGGGAATCTTAATCGGAATCTTAAGCGGGATATTAACAAAGAGATTAAATCCGATAATCAAGCAGCATTTTCTATAA
- a CDS encoding class I SAM-dependent methyltransferase, producing the protein MWLADNWKEYEVIDCSEGEKLERWGKYTLLRPDPQVIWNTKKEDKHWKHLNAHYHRSKKGGGEWEFFDLPKQWDIHYRSLTFHLKPFSFKHTGLFPEQAVNWDWFSNKIKKADRPVKVLNLFAYTGGATLAAAAAGASVTHVDASKGMVTWAKENAVASGLGDAPIRWLVDDCVKFVEREIRRGNHYDGIIMDPPSYGRGPKGEIWKIEEKIYSLVCLCEKLLSKDPLFFLINSYTTGLQPAVLSYMLGSAIAKKHGGKVSADEVGLPVSASGLVLPCGASGRWEKE; encoded by the coding sequence ATGTGGTTAGCAGATAACTGGAAAGAATATGAAGTAATAGATTGCAGTGAGGGCGAGAAGCTGGAACGTTGGGGGAAATACACCCTTCTTCGTCCGGATCCTCAAGTAATCTGGAACACAAAGAAGGAAGATAAGCATTGGAAGCATTTAAATGCACATTATCACAGAAGTAAGAAAGGTGGCGGAGAGTGGGAGTTTTTCGATCTTCCAAAACAGTGGGATATTCATTACAGAAGTCTTACTTTTCACTTGAAACCATTTAGCTTCAAACATACAGGACTGTTCCCGGAACAGGCTGTGAACTGGGATTGGTTTTCTAATAAGATTAAAAAAGCAGACCGCCCGGTCAAGGTACTGAATTTATTTGCCTATACAGGTGGAGCGACATTAGCAGCCGCAGCAGCAGGTGCTTCCGTCACTCATGTAGATGCTTCAAAAGGAATGGTTACATGGGCAAAAGAGAACGCAGTGGCATCCGGTCTTGGAGATGCACCAATTCGATGGCTTGTAGATGATTGTGTGAAGTTTGTAGAAAGAGAGATTCGTCGAGGCAATCATTATGATGGAATCATTATGGATCCACCATCTTATGGAAGAGGTCCGAAGGGAGAAATCTGGAAGATTGAAGAGAAGATTTATTCTTTAGTATGTCTTTGTGAGAAGCTTCTTTCTAAAGATCCACTCTTCTTTTTAATTAATTCTTATACAACAGGATTACAGCCTGCGGTTCTTTCTTATATGTTAGGAAGTGCCATTGCTAAAAAGCATGGCGGAAAAGTTAGTGCAGATGAGGTCGGGCTTCCTGTCAGTGCAAGTGGACTTGTTCTTCCATGCGGTGCTTCCGGACGATGGGAAAAGGAATAG
- a CDS encoding transglutaminase-like domain-containing protein yields MEHKNSFHIKKLNHQSGYGWAEMMRAGYVWLAALLCFIWYAAGRFEMYTAGVVLFIGVAFFILLYFVGISVGKGFAVFISGLYFFVPFFILSMENIRRALLIFSRTVFDYLADYGQSKNIFHRIIQNTSVDMQTGNVEFLSFVVGILGITLWLILFMALLWKVQPCILFFTVAICFAFPFFVWGVRPELFAVLSFLIFCFFFFAPSFWGGVLGTSILIILLLLGTFSGMTNTGQMSAIQKKWNKERYKEDVSVLPEGQLTKAKKMKRTDKEALKVNIYKKNSYYLKGFVGTTYENNCWKASTNNWNIFGSDRSMLAASDREAYESLLWLHNKEFYGNTVMYHFVRQKKLSEGKTDPSIYSLSVKNVGANRKYLYLPYESAVLPTIYEEEGKAAVNKTENIFASGIKGAGEYSFKAMETMAGKLKSSTNIKTEDKNLSSKKMTESYKEYVNATCLFLNKETKTLISSATEGSIQSNLSVLAIINRVKSFMKTSITYNENPGSIPEDEDFAQWFFEDKKTGYDVQYAAAAVMMFRYYGIPSRYVEGYLLTPETVKEAGTAETVTVSQKYAHAWPEIYLDGMGWIPVEVTPKYENIMGTPYYETQETAVSNSSSSDQSLENDDKKKQEKQQEQKTQEKEQTTEKKTVETPQQIPQDRSKQSKGGGTVHKILYILCFFIFIAGLLLFVFRKRLQKVYRNYKTDKLLKQQKYSQAVMFWYDILCKTIYGKEKIRDNRVRTFEKRLRTFDREVEPKKLHLCMKIRQKAVYSPEGITRKEAEAAVHFLKKECEKLK; encoded by the coding sequence ATGGAGCATAAAAACTCATTTCACATTAAAAAATTGAATCATCAGAGTGGATATGGCTGGGCAGAAATGATGCGGGCCGGGTATGTGTGGCTTGCTGCGCTGTTATGTTTTATCTGGTATGCTGCCGGCCGTTTTGAAATGTATACAGCCGGTGTTGTTCTTTTTATCGGTGTCGCTTTTTTTATATTGTTGTATTTCGTTGGAATCTCTGTTGGAAAAGGTTTTGCGGTTTTTATAAGCGGTTTGTATTTTTTTGTTCCATTTTTCATTCTTTCTATGGAGAATATTCGAAGAGCTTTATTGATTTTCTCCCGGACAGTCTTTGATTATCTGGCAGATTATGGACAGAGCAAAAATATTTTTCATCGTATAATTCAAAATACATCGGTAGATATGCAGACAGGAAATGTGGAGTTTTTGTCATTTGTTGTCGGAATATTGGGGATAACTTTGTGGCTTATTCTTTTTATGGCATTGTTGTGGAAAGTCCAGCCTTGTATTTTATTTTTTACCGTAGCGATCTGCTTTGCTTTTCCATTTTTTGTATGGGGAGTTCGGCCAGAATTGTTTGCAGTGTTAAGCTTTCTCATTTTTTGTTTCTTTTTCTTTGCTCCGTCTTTTTGGGGAGGAGTACTTGGAACTTCAATTCTTATTATTTTACTTCTTTTAGGAACTTTCTCAGGAATGACAAATACCGGACAGATGTCGGCAATTCAAAAGAAGTGGAATAAAGAACGATATAAAGAGGATGTATCTGTTCTTCCGGAAGGTCAGCTTACAAAGGCAAAAAAGATGAAGCGGACAGATAAAGAGGCTCTTAAAGTAAACATTTATAAGAAAAACAGTTATTATCTGAAAGGATTTGTTGGAACAACTTATGAGAATAATTGCTGGAAAGCAAGTACAAATAACTGGAATATTTTTGGCTCAGACAGGAGTATGCTTGCAGCTTCTGACCGGGAAGCATACGAATCTTTATTGTGGCTTCATAATAAAGAATTTTACGGAAACACAGTAATGTATCATTTTGTAAGGCAGAAAAAGCTTTCGGAAGGAAAAACGGACCCGTCTATTTACAGTTTATCTGTAAAAAATGTAGGGGCGAATCGAAAGTATCTTTATCTTCCTTATGAAAGTGCTGTTTTACCAACGATATACGAAGAAGAAGGGAAGGCAGCGGTCAATAAAACAGAGAATATATTCGCTTCCGGAATAAAAGGAGCAGGAGAATATTCTTTTAAAGCAATGGAAACAATGGCTGGAAAGTTGAAATCGTCTACCAATATTAAGACGGAGGATAAGAATCTTTCCTCAAAAAAAATGACGGAAAGCTATAAAGAATATGTAAATGCAACGTGTCTATTTTTAAATAAAGAAACAAAAACATTGATTTCTTCTGCAACAGAAGGAAGTATTCAAAGTAATCTGTCGGTATTAGCAATTATAAACCGGGTAAAAAGCTTCATGAAGACATCGATTACCTATAATGAAAATCCAGGAAGTATCCCGGAAGATGAAGACTTTGCCCAATGGTTTTTTGAAGATAAAAAAACAGGATATGATGTGCAGTATGCGGCGGCAGCAGTAATGATGTTTCGTTATTATGGAATTCCATCCCGTTATGTGGAAGGATACCTTCTTACACCGGAAACAGTAAAAGAGGCAGGAACGGCAGAGACGGTGACAGTTTCACAAAAATACGCGCATGCATGGCCGGAAATTTATCTGGATGGAATGGGATGGATTCCGGTAGAAGTTACTCCCAAATATGAAAACATTATGGGAACACCATATTATGAGACACAGGAAACTGCGGTAAGTAATTCAAGTTCGTCAGATCAATCTTTAGAAAATGACGATAAGAAGAAACAAGAAAAACAGCAGGAACAAAAAACGCAGGAAAAAGAACAGACAACAGAAAAGAAAACAGTAGAAACACCGCAGCAGATTCCGCAGGATCGTTCAAAGCAAAGCAAAGGGGGAGGAACGGTTCATAAAATCCTGTATATTCTATGTTTCTTTATTTTCATAGCAGGTCTTCTGCTTTTTGTGTTTAGAAAACGACTGCAAAAAGTATACCGAAATTATAAAACAGATAAACTTTTAAAACAGCAAAAGTATAGTCAGGCAGTCATGTTCTGGTATGATATTTTGTGTAAAACAATATATGGCAAAGAAAAAATAAGAGATAATCGTGTAAGAACCTTTGAAAAAAGACTTCGTACCTTTGACAGAGAAGTGGAACCGAAAAAGTTACATCTTTGTATGAAGATTCGTCAGAAAGCGGTGTATTCACCAGAAGGAATCACGAGAAAAGAAGCAGAAGCCGCAGTACATTTTCTGAAAAAAGAGTGTGAAAAACTGAAATAA
- a CDS encoding DUF58 domain-containing protein: MTRKRLWMNRISGIVCLLLWIAFIIFLSGTTGKIAGMALGIMLLVAVIYNLYLPKEVSTHLIIPAYAQKEEKITGRLCISNTGVFPVLSGKVFLQVKKTISGEQEMFSMNIRAAGRKNGAAAFVIDSEYMGFLEITILWVELYSFFGCMKKVTYINQEKVVMVLPRTTELHFPVQNSGVVCSFFDEEQSGKKGNGPGEYFGIRPYVDGDPMKLIHWKLTGKTDEYMVKEVEVPMMRMPLIFLETRVEKQDAAMIDGLLEAFFSISQHMAQERQKHCLCWWDKKTDGWNFYSVENVVQLEEVYAHVFQSMFFSQGNATIDSFEKERKEQFSEVIYITEYWNEKQEVFDDWNLTLLLERREARKEEGEALVPYIFSAETLGEDIDRILTAYRSADYGA, translated from the coding sequence ATGACCCGAAAAAGATTATGGATGAATCGAATTAGCGGGATTGTCTGTCTGTTACTGTGGATTGCATTCATTATTTTTCTTTCTGGAACAACAGGGAAGATTGCCGGGATGGCATTAGGAATTATGTTGCTGGTGGCTGTCATTTATAATCTTTATCTTCCAAAAGAAGTTTCTACTCATCTGATTATTCCTGCCTACGCACAAAAGGAAGAAAAAATTACCGGACGACTTTGTATCAGCAATACAGGAGTGTTCCCTGTTTTATCTGGGAAAGTTTTTTTACAGGTAAAGAAGACGATCAGTGGGGAACAGGAAATGTTTTCTATGAATATCAGGGCAGCGGGACGAAAAAATGGTGCGGCTGCCTTTGTTATAGATTCGGAATATATGGGATTTTTGGAAATCACGATTTTGTGGGTGGAGCTGTACAGCTTTTTTGGATGTATGAAAAAGGTAACATATATAAATCAGGAGAAGGTGGTAATGGTTCTGCCACGAACAACGGAACTGCATTTTCCAGTACAAAACAGCGGAGTTGTCTGTTCTTTTTTTGATGAGGAGCAAAGTGGTAAAAAGGGAAATGGTCCGGGAGAATATTTTGGAATCCGTCCATATGTTGATGGGGATCCTATGAAACTGATTCATTGGAAACTGACAGGAAAAACAGATGAATATATGGTAAAAGAAGTGGAAGTGCCGATGATGCGGATGCCTCTTATTTTTCTGGAAACAAGGGTAGAGAAGCAGGATGCTGCTATGATCGATGGGCTGTTAGAAGCATTTTTTTCTATTTCACAGCATATGGCACAGGAGAGGCAGAAGCATTGCCTTTGCTGGTGGGATAAAAAGACCGATGGATGGAATTTTTACAGTGTGGAAAATGTAGTGCAGTTGGAAGAAGTGTATGCCCATGTATTTCAAAGTATGTTTTTTTCTCAGGGGAATGCAACGATAGATTCTTTTGAAAAAGAAAGAAAAGAACAGTTTTCAGAAGTGATTTATATTACAGAGTATTGGAACGAGAAACAGGAAGTTTTCGATGACTGGAACCTGACTTTATTATTAGAACGACGGGAAGCAAGAAAAGAAGAAGGGGAAGCGTTAGTACCGTATATTTTTTCGGCAGAAACCCTGGGAGAAGATATCGATCGGATTTTGACAGCGTACAGGAGTGCAGATTATGGAGCATAA
- a CDS encoding AAA family ATPase — translation MNKANLIIEEVNKVIIGKEKVIRKVWMTILSGGHVLLEDVPGVGKTTMALAFSKALGLSYRRIQFTPDVMPSDVVGFYYYNKESGKFEYRQGAVMTNLLLADEINRTSSRTQSALLEVMEEGQVTVDGVTRNIPEPFFVIATQNPLGSAGTQMLPESQMDRFMVLLSMGYPTIKEEMILMSQRKVSDPLDDVNEVISKEELLSMQKEVNEIKVSSLIYQYIAMLSDATRRHDMIQLGVSPRGSLALCRMAKASAFLAGRDYVVPEDVQDVVKDVFRHRLVLKSRARLSSKDADKIMDEICATVHVPDRRAAGGRR, via the coding sequence TTGAATAAAGCAAATTTAATTATAGAAGAAGTGAATAAAGTAATTATTGGTAAAGAAAAGGTCATCCGTAAGGTGTGGATGACGATTCTCTCTGGTGGACATGTTTTGCTTGAGGATGTACCCGGTGTGGGAAAGACAACGATGGCGCTGGCTTTTTCAAAGGCTTTGGGACTTTCTTATCGAAGAATACAGTTTACACCGGACGTTATGCCATCGGATGTGGTCGGTTTCTACTATTATAATAAGGAAAGTGGGAAGTTTGAATACCGTCAGGGAGCAGTTATGACGAATCTTCTGCTGGCAGATGAAATTAACCGTACTTCAAGTAGAACACAGTCAGCACTTTTGGAGGTTATGGAAGAAGGACAGGTAACGGTAGATGGTGTGACAAGAAATATACCGGAACCATTTTTTGTTATTGCAACGCAAAATCCGCTTGGTTCTGCGGGTACGCAGATGCTTCCGGAGTCGCAGATGGATCGTTTTATGGTTCTTTTATCTATGGGATATCCAACAATAAAGGAAGAAATGATTCTGATGAGTCAGAGAAAGGTGAGTGATCCTTTAGATGATGTGAATGAAGTTATCTCAAAGGAAGAGTTACTTTCTATGCAAAAGGAAGTGAATGAGATTAAGGTTTCCTCGTTAATCTATCAGTATATTGCAATGCTTTCTGATGCGACACGAAGACATGATATGATTCAGCTGGGTGTCAGCCCAAGAGGATCTCTAGCCTTGTGCAGAATGGCAAAAGCGAGTGCATTTTTGGCTGGCAGAGATTATGTTGTGCCGGAAGATGTTCAGGATGTCGTAAAAGATGTTTTCCGTCATCGTCTGGTATTAAAGTCAAGAGCAAGGTTATCGAGTAAAGATGCGGATAAGATTATGGATGAAATCTGTGCCACTGTACATGTGCCGGATCGAAGAGCGGCAGGAGGAAGAAGATGA
- a CDS encoding 4Fe-4S binding protein: MKKKKKISVQTIIEVMIRAVFFIIYPALFSTAFTGIKLIVEQITQRASLQWNSFVETLVVLLVFTIVFGRFFCGFACAFGTWGDFVYFISSTVRKKRKKKPLKCFSKAGKILRYLKYVVLLVVLLLCIKGYSSAVAVHSPFSAFSRFHQLKMADSLIGTGLFLLVTAGMALEPRFFCRFLCPMGAVFSLMPVLPFSVIKRNRENCIPNCKACNLVCPANLEIPSDKEGDNATSGECFSCGKCIGKCPKQNTHNGLPGRLWLPMLVGKAVVLFVIFRILY; this comes from the coding sequence ATGAAGAAAAAGAAAAAAATATCGGTGCAGACAATCATAGAAGTGATGATACGGGCAGTATTTTTTATTATCTATCCAGCGTTATTTTCCACTGCATTTACCGGAATAAAATTAATTGTAGAACAAATTACACAGCGTGCAAGCCTGCAGTGGAATTCCTTTGTAGAGACACTTGTGGTATTATTGGTTTTTACCATTGTATTTGGACGATTTTTCTGTGGCTTTGCCTGTGCATTTGGAACATGGGGTGATTTCGTTTATTTTATTTCATCTACAGTTCGCAAAAAAAGAAAAAAGAAACCGTTGAAATGTTTTTCAAAAGCGGGAAAGATACTCCGGTATTTAAAATATGTTGTACTGCTTGTTGTCTTACTTCTTTGCATAAAAGGTTACAGTAGTGCAGTTGCTGTACATAGTCCGTTCAGTGCATTTTCCCGTTTCCATCAGTTGAAGATGGCAGACAGCCTTATAGGAACAGGTCTCTTTTTATTGGTTACAGCAGGAATGGCATTGGAACCAAGATTTTTCTGCCGTTTCTTATGCCCAATGGGAGCAGTATTTTCCCTGATGCCGGTGTTACCATTTTCTGTAATCAAACGAAACAGAGAAAACTGTATTCCAAACTGTAAAGCGTGTAATTTAGTATGTCCGGCAAACCTTGAGATACCATCGGATAAAGAAGGGGATAATGCGACATCCGGTGAATGTTTCTCCTGTGGAAAATGTATCGGAAAATGCCCAAAACAAAACACACATAATGGTCTTCCAGGAAGGTTATGGTTACCAATGCTTGTAGGAAAGGCTGTGGTATTATTCGTGATATTTAGAATATTGTATTAA
- a CDS encoding FMN-binding protein, giving the protein MKYKNFLIRLFDLILVLGLLAGYQAVIYSRDKEATIAELKSQVNQLQGEKEDILEAAKNSGKLGEGGASAGQAGTYKDGTYTGSSQGFGGAIKVKVTVSGEKISAIDIIEASGEDEAYLSMAKDIVKTILDKQTTEVDTISGATYSSTGIKNAVGQALEGAAK; this is encoded by the coding sequence ATGAAATATAAAAACTTTTTAATCCGTTTATTTGATCTTATTCTCGTTCTGGGGCTTTTAGCAGGATATCAGGCTGTGATTTACAGTCGTGATAAAGAAGCCACAATTGCAGAATTAAAAAGCCAGGTAAATCAGCTTCAAGGAGAAAAAGAGGATATTCTTGAAGCAGCAAAAAATTCCGGAAAGCTAGGAGAAGGTGGTGCATCTGCTGGTCAGGCAGGAACGTATAAAGATGGAACATATACTGGAAGTTCACAGGGATTTGGCGGAGCAATTAAAGTAAAAGTAACGGTATCCGGGGAGAAGATCAGTGCGATAGATATTATAGAAGCAAGTGGAGAAGATGAGGCTTATTTATCAATGGCAAAAGATATTGTGAAGACAATACTTGATAAGCAGACGACAGAGGTTGATACAATAAGCGGAGCAACCTATTCATCTACAGGAATAAAGAATGCAGTAGGACAGGCATTAGAAGGAGCAGCTAAATAA
- a CDS encoding FMN-binding protein has product MVLVLLWIDTVSGATCSSKAIKDACQKAFNAAKK; this is encoded by the coding sequence ATGGTGTTGGTGCTTCTGTGGATTGATACTGTATCAGGAGCCACCTGTTCTTCTAAAGCAATTAAAGATGCATGCCAGAAGGCATTTAATGCGGCAAAGAAGTAA
- a CDS encoding DegV family protein, producing the protein MDYKIISDGCCDLEKEIIEQYNLRIIPFYISFDEETYYKEIEEIGIREVYERMVGNPDVYPKTSLPSVQNYIDVFTEYVKEGTPVVCICFTPSLSGSYNCACNAREIVCEDYPDAKIAVINSEAGTVSQGLMVIEAGRMCQNGVPYEQCVDILEKMKKTNRIFFTVGNTDYLKHGGRIGKLAGIASSALSLKPLITLVNGEIEASGIGRSRKKTVAKTIALMDDYFKETGDAMEDYSFRVGFGYDIEEGKEYYNTVANHIYGESHVDQVGICQIGATIAVHTGPYAIGIGCVKKYENYLIR; encoded by the coding sequence ATGGATTACAAGATTATTAGTGATGGCTGTTGTGATTTAGAAAAAGAGATCATTGAACAGTATAATTTACGTATTATACCTTTTTATATATCATTTGATGAGGAGACATATTATAAAGAGATTGAAGAAATCGGAATTCGTGAAGTATATGAGCGAATGGTAGGGAATCCAGATGTATATCCTAAGACCTCTCTTCCATCTGTACAGAATTATATTGATGTTTTTACAGAATATGTGAAAGAAGGGACACCGGTAGTCTGTATTTGTTTTACTCCATCTTTGAGTGGTTCTTACAACTGTGCATGTAATGCCAGAGAAATTGTCTGTGAGGATTATCCGGATGCCAAAATTGCTGTGATCAATTCTGAAGCAGGAACAGTAAGTCAGGGTCTTATGGTTATTGAAGCAGGAAGAATGTGTCAGAATGGAGTTCCTTATGAACAGTGTGTAGATATTCTTGAGAAGATGAAAAAGACGAATAGAATTTTCTTTACTGTCGGTAACACAGATTATTTAAAACATGGCGGACGAATCGGAAAGCTTGCAGGGATCGCAAGCAGCGCCCTTTCTTTAAAGCCTCTGATTACTTTAGTAAATGGTGAGATCGAAGCTTCAGGAATCGGACGAAGCCGTAAGAAGACAGTTGCCAAAACGATTGCGTTAATGGATGATTATTTTAAAGAAACCGGAGATGCGATGGAAGACTATTCTTTCCGCGTTGGTTTTGGCTATGATATAGAGGAAGGCAAGGAATATTATAATACCGTTGCAAACCATATCTATGGAGAGAGCCATGTAGATCAGGTGGGAATCTGCCAGATTGGGGCAACCATTGCGGTACATACCGGACCATATGCGATTGGAATCGGGTGTGTTAAGAAGTATGAGAATTATTTAATTCGTTAG